Proteins from a single region of Antechinus flavipes isolate AdamAnt ecotype Samford, QLD, Australia chromosome 2, AdamAnt_v2, whole genome shotgun sequence:
- the VAX1 gene encoding ventral anterior homeobox 1, whose product MFGKPDKMDVRCHSDAETNRVSKNGHKEGKESKGGEGNISASFLKEPPGTFSPSAASEDCNKNKSNSADPDYCRRILVRDAKGSIREIILPKGLDLDRPKRTRTSFTAEQLYRLEMEFQRCQYVVGRERTELARQLNLSETQVKVWFQNRRTKQKKDQGKDSELRSVVSETAATCSVLRLLEQGRLLSPPGLPGLLPPCATGALGSALRGPSIPALGGSGSSSSGSSSASGPAGGSSPHPPAVSSAAGPASASGLHPAPAAGHGLFSLPVPSLLGSVASRLSSNPLTMAGSLAGNLQELSARYLSSSAFEPYSRTNNKDGAEKKALD is encoded by the exons atGTTTGGGAAACCAGACAAAATGGACGTTAGATGCCACTCGGACGCTGAGACTAACCGGGTCTCGAAGAATGGACataaggaggggaaagagagcaAGGGGGGCGAAGGGAATATCTCCGCTTCTTTTCTGAAGGAACCTCCGGGCACTTTTTCCCCGTCTGCCGCTTCGGAAGATTGTAATAAGAATAAATCTAATTCTGCCGACCCGGACTATTGCAGAAGGATCCTGGTTCGAG ATGCCAAGGGCTCCATCCGAGAGATCATTCTTCCCAAAGGCCTGGACCTGGACCGGCCAAAGCGGACCCGAACGTCATTCACCGCTGAACAGCTATATCGGCTAGAGATGGAGTTCCAGCGGTGCCAGTATGTTGTGGGGCGGGAGCGAACCGAGCTGGCCAGGCAGCTCAACCTCTCCGAGACCCAG GTGAAGGTGTGGTTCCAGAACCGGCGCACAAAGCAGAAGAAAGACCAAGGCAAGGACTCGGAGCTGCGCTCCGTAGTGTCCGAGACGGCTGCCACTTGCAGCGTGCTCCGGCTCCTAGAGCAAGGCCGCCTGCTCTCCCCGCCCGGCCTGCCGGGCCTCCTGCCGCCTTGCGCCACGGGAGCTCTGGGTTCGGCCCTGAGAGGCCCAAGCATTCCGGCCCTAGGCGGCAGCGGCAGTTCGAGCTCCGGCTCCAGCTCGGCCTCCGGCCCGGCGGGCGGCTCCTCTCCGCACCCCCCGGCCGTGAGTAGCGCGGCGGGGCCCGCCTCGGCTTCAGGACTGCATCCTGCCCCGGCCGCCGGTCACGGTCTCTTCAGCCTGCCGGTACCATCGCTCCTGGGATCGGTTGCCAGTCGCCTCTCCTCCAACCCCCTGACAATGGCTGGCTCATTGGCCGGGAATTTACAAGAACTCTCCGCAAGATACCTGAGCTCCTCCGCCTTTGAGCCCTACTCGCGGACCAACAATAAAGACGGGGCGGAGAAAAAAGCACTGGACTGA